ATAAAGTATTTGCTCCTTAATCACGGCAGTACGAATAGCAATTGCCATATCCATACATCCATGCCAAGACAAATAGCCAATTGCACCTGAATAAATATTTCGTTTTAATGGTTCAACCTCATTGATAATTTCCATTGCTCGAACTTTAGGAGCGCCACTGAGTGTACCTGCTGGAAAAGTTGCTTTTAAAACGTCAATCACACTCACGTCATCTTTAAGCTCACATTCAACATTTGATACAATATGCATTACATGCGAATAGCGCTCAACAAACATTCTATCGGTCAACTTAACTGTACCAGTTTTTGCAATACGACCTAAATCATTACGACCTAAATCAATCAACATTAAATGTTCTGCGATTTCTTTTTCATCATTCAATAAGTCTTGTTCTAACTCTAAATCTTGAGCATGATCTTTACCTCGTGAACGAGTACCAGCCATAGGTCTAACAGTTGCACGTCTATTGTTATCTACACGAGTGAGAATCTCTGGTGAAGAGCCAATAATCATAATATCATCTAAATTAAGATAATACATATAAGGTGACGGGTTAAGACGTCTAAGTTGTCTATACAACTCAATTGGTGACGCTTTGAATGTTGCACTAAGTCTTTGTGAAGGAACTACCTGCATAACATCACCAGATTTAATATATTGTTGAATAGTATCAACAGCAATTTTATAGTTTTTCTCACCAAAACTAGACGTAAAATTTACATCACTAAAATGATGAGATTGATAATCTTTTTTAATTAAAGGTTGGTTAATCTGACGCTTGATTTTACTAAGTCTTAATTGTGCATCTTCAAAAGCTTGTTTAACTGGATTAATGTGTGTTATTAAAAAAGCTTTATTAGCTAAATTATCAAATACCACTAAATCATTAGATACCATAAGCATAATATCTGCAATATTAAACTCATCTTTTTGCTTAGAAAATTTTAATTTTGGTTCAATATAATGAATAATCTCATAACCAAAATAGCCAACTAAACCACCATTAAACTCTGGCAAGTTATTAATCTTTGGTACACTGTATTTCTGTTGA
This sequence is a window from Candidatus Vesicomyosocius sp. SY067_SCS001. Protein-coding genes within it:
- the trpE gene encoding anthranilate synthase component I, with amino-acid sequence MNQSSFNQFVKQGYNHIPVFKEVILDTDTALGLYLKLADTPYSYLFESVQGGEKWGRYSIIGLSAQTVIKVFGNEVRIEQDAQLLESLIVADPLLWIEKYQQKYSVPKINNLPEFNGGLVGYFGYEIIHYIEPKLKFSKQKDEFNIADIMLMVSNDLVVFDNLANKAFLITHINPVKQAFEDAQLRLSKIKRQINQPLIKKDYQSHHFSDVNFTSSFGEKNYKIAVDTIQQYIKSGDVMQVVPSQRLSATFKASPIELYRQLRRLNPSPYMYYLNLDDIMIIGSSPEILTRVDNNRRATVRPMAGTRSRGKDHAQDLELEQDLLNDEKEIAEHLMLIDLGRNDLGRIAKTGTVKLTDRMFVERYSHVMHIVSNVECELKDDVSVIDVLKATFPAGTLSGAPKVRAMEIINEVEPLKRNIYSGAIGYLSWHGCMDMAIAIRTAVIKEQILYIQAGAGIVYDSTAQSEWDETMHKAQALIKAAQQV